The Arachis hypogaea cultivar Tifrunner chromosome 14, arahy.Tifrunner.gnm2.J5K5, whole genome shotgun sequence DNA window acgcgtgcgcgtggatggtcgaagaTACttgggccacgcatacgcgtgggctggtgctctgttttttaaaagtttttctatatttttgcaccaaaccaagcattcaaaacctccaaacaactaccaaaatatcataaaaccttatttaacatcctagactcccaattaaactcaaATAATCAAGCTACGCCTTTTAAGACTCCCTCTCCTATACAGAACCTCGGTCACACACCATAGCCATCTTTATGATTGGGTTCTGGATGTTGGACACGTCGATCAACATGATCCAGGTCCCCAGTTGAGCCTTCTTTGGTGACCTTATTGCTAGTGACCAACAAAAAACCTAACAAGCAAACACGCTCTTCGCATTCTTTATGGCAGTAGGAAGCGTGCTAGGTTAATTGGCCACGTTCCTTCATAGATTCTTGACTAAGTTGCCAAACTCAATGCAGCTGCACAGAATATTGCAATGCTCATCATTGGCAGGGTCCTACTTGGAGGAGGCATTGGCTTTGGCAACCAAGTTGTACCCTTGTATCTTTCTGAAATGGCTCCGACAAGGAATCGAGGAGTAGTCAACCAACTCTTTCAGTTCACAACCTGTTTTGGAATCTTGGTTGCAAACCTCATCAACTATTTTACTAACGAAATACATCCCCATGGATGGAGAATCTCGCTGGGCTTGGCAGTTATTCCGGCACTTCTGATGCTTGTTGGAGGTATTTTCTGTGCCGAGACACCTAACAGTCTTGTGGAACAAGGAAGATTCGACGAGGCAAGAAAAGTATTGGAGAAAGTAAGAGGGACTAAGAATGTTGATGTCGAATATCAAGATCTTGTTGAAGCCAGTGAAGAAGCACAGGCTGCCACTAGCCCCTTTAGGACACTCCTGAAGAGGAAGTACAGACCCCAACTTGTGATAGGAGCCTTGGGGATTCCAGCATTCCAGCAACTAACTGGCAATAACTCCATCCTCTTTTATACTCCTGTCATTTTCCAGAGTATTGGGTTTGGTTCTAATGCGTCACTGTTTTCATCTTTTATCACCAATGGAGCTCTCCTCGTCGCCACAATCATCTCAATGTTTTTAGTCGACAAGTTTGGTAGAAGGAAGTTCTTTCTGGAAGCTGGTTTTGAAATGATATGCTGCATGGTAAGTATTATTGCTTGTTTATGCTGCTGTCCTAGTTGTTTATGCTGATTAATTGCTTATTGGACCCTCTGGTTTGGTTGATTTTCAGATTGCTACTGCTGTAGCTTTGGCTCTGGATTTCGGACATGGCAAAGAACTTTCTAAAAGCATCagttactttctttttattgTGATATTCTTATTTGTGTTAGCTTATGGAAGATCTTGGGGTCCACTAGGATGGTTAGTTCCTAGAGAGCTCTTCCCATTGGAGATAAGATCAGCAACACAGAGTATAGTAGTGTGTGTCAACATGATCTTCACTGCACTTGTAGCACAGTTGTTCCTCATGTCACTTTGTCACCTCAAATATGGGATCTTCTTGCTGTTTGCTGGCTTAATTGTCTTCATGAGTATGTTTATCTTCTTCCTCTTGCCGGAAACAAAGCAAGTtccaattgaaaaaaattatctCCTCTTTGAAAACCACCGGTTCTGGAAGAACATTGTAGGACAAAGGGACCAACACCATGGGAAGACAGCTGCTGTTTAAGAGCCTCAATGAAGTtatgtgatgaacggataatttatacgctttttggcattgtttttaggtagtttttagtaggatctaactacttttagggatgtttttattagatttcatgcaaaaatcatatttctagactttactatgagtttgtgtatttttctgtgatttcaagtattttctggctgaaattgagggatctgagcaaaaatctaattcaggctaAAAAatgactgttgatgctgttggattctgacctccctgcactcgaagtggattttctggagctacagaactccaaatggtgcactctcaattgagttggaaagtagacatccagggctttccagcaaaatataatagtccatactttattcaagtttagatgatgcaaactggcgttcaacgccagctccatgctacattctggagtaaaacgccagaaacacgtcacaaaccagagttaaatgccaaaaacacgttacaacttggcgtttaactccaagaaaagcctctgcacgtgtaaagctcaagctcagcccaagcacacaccaagtgggccccgaaagtggatttctgcatcaattgcttatctctgtaaccctagtagctagtttagtataaataggacttattactattgtattagacattctGGATTTGATAGTTtcatatttggggaggctggccattcggccatgcctggacctccagatcacttatgtattttcaacggtggagtttctacacaccatagattaaggtgtggagctctgctgtacctcgagtattaatgcaaagtactattgttcttctattcaattcacacttattcttattctaagatatccattcgcacccaagaacctgatgaatgtgatgattatgtgacgctcatcaccattctcacttatgaacgtgtgcctgacaaccacttccgttctacatgaaaacaagcttgaatgagtatctcttggattcctgatccATGCGtgtggttgcctctcctgacaacagagccttccattctgtgaggtcagagtcctcgtggtataagctagaatccattggcagcattcttgagaattcggaaagtctaaaccttgtctgtggtattccgagtaggattcagggattgaatgactgtgacgagcttcaaactcgcgactgtagggcatagtgatagacgcaaaaggatagtaaatcctattcctacatgatcgagaaccgacagatgattagccgtgcagtgacagcgcacctggaccattttcactgagaggacggacggtagccattgacaacggtgatcccccaacatacagcttgccatggaaaggagtaagcatgattggatgaaagcagtggaaaagcagagattcgaaaggagcacagtatcttcatgcgcttatatgaaattcccaccaatgaattacataagtatctctatctttattttatgctttatttatctttatattttcgaaaactccataaccatttgaatctgcctgactgagatttacaagatgaccatagcttgcttcataccaacaatctccgtgggatcgacccttactcacgtaaggtttattacttggacgacccagtgcacttgctggttagttgtgcgaagttgtgaaaaagagtgatattacaattgtgcgtactaagttgttggtgccattgagatcacaattttgtgcaccattaTGCATGTTTGAATTGTCAAGTGTAAGTCAGACATGGTTAAGGTAAAACAGGCAATATAGAGGATGCTCATTGTTGGTGCCAGTTTCAATGCCTTTGCTCAGAAATTGAGGATGCTCATTGTTGGTCGCATGTTGCTTGGCTTCGGAATTGGATGTGCCAATCAGTCTGTTCCAATCTTTGTATCGGAGTTTGCTCCTTACAAATACAGAGGAGCCCTTAACATGATGTTCCAATTGGCCATCACCATTGGAATCTTTGTCGCCAACGTCTTCAACTATTTCTTCGCCAAGATGAAGAACGGTGAAGGCTGGTGCTACAGCTTGGATTTCGTGGCTATCCTCGCCGTCATGATCGTCATCGGCGCAATCTTTCTCCCCGACTCGCCGATACTATGCAAATCCCATCACATAGATATATATAAATCCCACCACAAGGAACGCGTACCATATTGGCAACATTCCTGGGTTTCCATCCAATCCAAATTTACTTGCTATCGTGGCGGTTATCACAATCTGACAGATAAACATCTAAGCACCGCCTTCGAGAAAGAGCTTGCGCCTTCCAACTTTATCAACGGTGAAGATTGAAACAAAGGTAGCAAGCGCATTAAAGCCACCGGTGATCATGGAAGCCATAAGAGAAGCGTTGCTGCCAAAACCAATGGTTCTAAACAAAACCAGAGCATAGAAAATAATCACATTCATGCCGGTGAGCTGCTGGAAGAAAGGAATGGCTATGGCCATCACGAGCTGAGGCCTATAATGCCTTTTCAAGAGAGTGGCCCATGGGTGTTTCACTACCATGGACGATTGACTCGCCTCAACAAGGTCCTTGAACTCTTTGTCCACGTCACTGGTTCCTCTATGATTAGCTCTTGCTTGGCTTTTTCATCTTTGCCACGCTCGATCAAGGAGCTCGGCGAGTCGGGGAGAAAGATTGCGCCGATGGCGATCATGACGGCGGGGACAGCCGCGAAACCCAAGCTGTAGCGCCAGCCTTCACCGTTCTTCATCTTGGCAAAGAAATAGTTGAAGACGTTGGCGACAAAGATTCCAATGGTGATGGCCAATTGGAACATCATGTTAAGGGCTCCTCTGTATTTGTAAGGAGCAACCTCCGACACATAGATTGGAACAGACTGATTGGCACATCCAATTCCGAAGCCAAGCAACATGCGACCAACAATGAGCATCCACACTTTCTGAGCAAAGGCATTGAAACCGGCACCAACAATGAGCATCCTCTGTATTGTCTGTTTTACCTTAACCATATCTGACGTACAGTTGACAATTCAAACATGTATAACTTCATTGAGGCTTTTAAACAGCAGCTGTCTTCCCATGGTGTTGGTCCCTTTGTCCTACAATGTTCTTCCAGAACCAGTGGTTTTCAAAGAGGAGATAAATTTCCTCAATTGGAACTTGCTTTGTTTCTGGCAAGAGGAAGAAGATACACATACTCATGAAGACAATTAAGCCAGCAAACAGCAAGAAGATCCCATATTTGAGGTGGCAAAGTGACATGAGGAACAACTATGCCACAAGTGCAGTAAAAATCATGTTGACACACACCATTATACTCTGTGCTGCTGATCTTATCTCCAATGGGAAGAGCTTTCTAGGAACCAACCATCCTAGTGGACCCCAGGATCTTCCATAAGCCAACACAAATAAGAATATcacaataacaagaaagtaactgACGCTTTTAGAAAGTTCTTTGCCATGTTCGAAATCCAGAGCCAAAGCTACAGCAGTAGCAATTTGAAAATCAACCAAACCAGAGGGTCCAATAAGCAATTAATCAGCATAAACAACTAGGACAGCATCATAAACAAGCAATAATACTTACCATGCAGCATATCATTTCAAAACCAGCTTCCAGAAAGAACTTCCTTCTACCAAACTTGTCGACTAAAAACATTGAGATGACTGTGGCGACGAGGGGAGCTCCATTGGTGATAAAAGATGAAAACAGTGACGCATTAGAACCAAACCCAATACTCTGGAAAATAACAGGAACATAAAAGAGGATGGAGTTATGGCCAGTTAGCTGCTGGAATGCCGGAATCCCCAAGGCTCCTATCACAAGTTAGGGTTTGTACTTCCTCTTCAGGAGTGTCCTAAAGGGGCTAGTGATAGCCTGTGCTTCTTCACTGGCTTCAACAAGATCTTGATATTCGGCAGCAACCTTCTTAGTCCCTCTTACTTTCTCCAATACTTTTCTTGCCTCGTCGAACCTTCCTTGTTCCACAAGACTGTTAGGTGTCTCGGCATAGAAAATAC harbors:
- the LOC112743084 gene encoding sugar transport protein 14-like, coding for MLIIGRVLLGGGIGFGNQVVPLYLSEMAPTRNRGVVNQLFQFTTCFGILVANLINYFTNEIHPHGWRISLGLAVIPALLMLVGGIFCAETPNSLVEQGRFDEARKVLEKVRGTKNVDVEYQDLVEASEEAQAATSPFRTLLKRKYRPQLVIGALGIPAFQQLTGNNSILFYTPVIFQSIGFGSNASLFSSFITNGALLVATIISMFLVDKFGRRKFFLEAGFEMICCMVSIIACLCCCPSCLC